The genomic segment AGGTCGGCTGGCGACTCGGCCCGTACGACCGTGCCTGCGGCTTCGAGCAGCTCGGACTTGGTGCCCTGGGCAACGATGCGGCCGTTGCCGATCACGACGATGTCATCGGCGATGACCTCGATCTCGTGAAGCAGGTGCGAGGACAGCAACACGGTGCCGCCCTTGTTGGCGTACTCGCGCAGCAGATCGCGCATCCAGCGGATGCCGGCCGGGTCGAGTCCGTTGGCAGGCTCGTCGAGGATCAGTACCTCGGGATCGCCGATGAGTGCGGTCGCGATGCCGAGACGCTGGCGCATACCGAGTGAGTAGTTGCGTACGCGGCGGTCGGCTTCCTCGTCGGTCAGGCTGACCTTGTGCAGCATGTGGTCGACGCTGAGCTTGGGCAGTCCCATGGTGCGCTGGGCGATCGTCAGGATCTCTCGGCCGGTTCGCCCGGCGTGCTGGGCCGAAGCGTCCAGTAGAACGCCGACTTTTCGTCCGGGGTTGGGGAGCTCGGCGAAGGGTCGGCCATCGATCAGAGCCTGACCTGACGTCGGCACGGTAAGGCCAACCATGACGCGCATGCTGGTGGATTTGCCGGCGCCGTTGGGGCCGAGGAATCCGGTGACTCGTCCGGAGCGGGCGGTGAACGAGACGTCGTCAACGGCGGTGAACCCGCCGTACCTCTTCGTGAGGGAATCTATGGTGATCATGCTCCGTAGCCTCGTGGCTACGGGCATGTCACCACATCGGGGTCAACGCCGAACTCACCCCCACCCAGACCCTGAGGGGTCCTCGGGGTGGTCAGGCGTTGTACGCGACGGGCAGGCTCTTGATGCCGTTGAGCCAACCGGAACGCAAGCGGGCAACATCACCCGTCGGGCGGATGTTGGGAGCGATGTCGGCGAGTGCATCAAAGATCAGCTTGATCTCGGATCGGGCCAGGTTCGCGCCGATGCAGTAGTGAGCTCCGCGGCCGCCGAAGGCGAGGTGCGGGTTGTTCTCGCGCGTGATGTCGAACGTGAACGCGTCGTCGAACACCTCTTCGTCATAGTTGGCGCTGGCGTAGAACAACCCGACTCGCTGGCCGGCCTTGATCTGTACACCACCGAGCTCGATGTCCTCGAGCGCTGTCCGCTGGAAGGACGTGACCGGGGTGGCCCAGCGAATGACCTCGTCGATCATCGTGGCGGGCCGTTCGCGTACCCAGAGGTCCCACTGGTCCGGGTTGTCGAAGAACGCCTTCATGCCGTGGGTCGTCGCGTTGCGGGTGGTCTCGTTGCCGGCGACGGCGAGGGTGATCACGAAGAAGCCGAACTCATCGTCCGTCAGGCCGCGGCCGCCGTCCTCGCCGGACTGCACCAGCTTGGTGACGATGTCATCGCGCGGGTTGGCCTTGCGCTCAGCTGCAAGGCCCATCGAGTACATCAGCACCTCGGCGGCGGCAGCCTCCGGGTCGTTGTCCTCCCTTGCCATGTCTTCGTCTTCGGCGCCGGTCATTTGGTTGGTCCAGTCGAAGATCTTCTGCCGATCTTCGGCCGGGATGCCGAGCATGTCGCCGATGACCTCGAGTGGGAACTGCGAGGCGACCTGGTCGACGAAGTCGCCAGATCCCGCGGCCGCTGCCTCGGTCACGATGCGTCGCGCCTGCTCCTCGAGTACCTCATCCAGCGCGCCGATGGCGCGAGGTGTGAAGCCACGGGCAATGATCGAGCGCAGCGCGGTGTGGACAGGAGCGTCCTGGTTGAGGACCACGACCTGTGTCATCTCCAACGACTCGCGGGTCGCGGTCTCCGGCAAGCGGATGATGGCTCCGTTGACCTGGCTGGAGAAGACCTTGCTGTTCTTGGACACCTCAGAAATGTCCTCGTGCCTCGTCACGGCCCAGTAACCGGTTCCGGCGTCGGTGTGCATTCCTGCCCTGGCGTTGTCGGCCTGCTCGACCCAGTGGATCGGCGCAGCCTTGCGCAGCAGCGCAAACTGCTCGTGCGGGACGCCGGCGAGATTCACGTCTGGGTCGGTCAAATCGAAGCCTGTGGGCAGGATGTCGACGGTCATGGTGCTCCCTTGTTGGCCAGTGTGACTGGGCATACATTTTTTTAAGACTGGATGTACACAAACACGAAAGTGTATGGTCGTCAAGTGAGATCACACGGATGGGGCGGCCGGCCCCCGTGCGACGCCGAAGAAGCTCGCGCTCGAATCTTGGTCGCGACGGTCGCTCGCATCGCTGAGGTCGGCACCACCAGCACCTCCGAGATAGCCGATTTGCTCGGAGTCACCCGCCAAACCGTCTACCGCTACTTCCCGACGACGAACGATCTGCTCAATGCCGCGTCGTTGTACGCCGTCGGTGACCTGCAGAACAATCTCGTCGAACATATGGTCAAACACCTGCAGGGTTCCGGGGATCCTGCGGAAGCCATCGTCGAAGTCGTGGCGTATGTGTACGAGCATCTGCGGGATGACCCCGTACTCAGCCGTCTGGTCGCACCAGGACAGATCAGCAGCACGCTGTCTGGTCTGACCCTCCCGTCGTCGATCGCCCTCGGCGTGAAGATCCTGAGTGATTTCGGAGTCGACTGGTCCGCGTTCGGTCTCGCCGAGGACGAGCAGGTCGAGCTGGTCGAACATCTGCTCCGCATGTTGCAGTCGTTCTTCCTGGATCCCGGTGATCCTGCCCGTGACGGTCAGGAGCTGCGCTCGTACCTTCGCCGCTGGGTCGCGCCAGCTCTGCGCGCTGTCGACTGACGCTGGACAACGCCCTGAGTCCGCTCCAAGATCGGTGAATGGCCTACGACGAGGAAATCGCGGCAAGGGTGCGTGACCGGGTGGGCGAGTTGGCGCCGTACGAAGAGAAGAAGATGTTCGGCGGGCTTGCGTTCATGGTCAACACCCACATGGCCTGCGGAATGATGCAGGACGGGCTCATGATCCGCGTCGGCAGGGACGGTCATGCGGCGGCGATAACCAAGGGCGCGCACGAAATGGGCTTCACCGGGCGCCCCATGCGCGGCATGGTTCTGGTGCCGAACGAGGACTGCCGGGACGAGGTCGTCGAGTCCTGGGTGACCGAGGCGGTGGCATTCGCGATGTCGGAGTCGCCGAAACCACCCAAGAAGGCCAAGGCCTAGGTCGAGGCGGGCGTGATGGCGTCGACCCACAGCTGAGGCTGGTCGATGTGCAAGAAGTGGGCTGCTCCCGGCAGCGAGATCACCTTGGCGTGAGGGATCAATCGCTTGACGAAGGCGTCGGCAATCTTGAACGCCGGATCGCTGAGTTCGCCTTCCAGGATGGTGACCGGGCAGGCAATCGAGCGGATCGCCTTGCGCGAAGGGAAGGGTCGCAGCAACTGATCCATCTCACGCACGGTGCTCGGACCATTCTCAGTCATCTGGTCACGCCACGCCTCAGGGAGGGTGTCGAACGTATTTCCCCCGCTTGTGGATCCACTGGCCCATCGATACATGGTTTGCGCCGCGGCTCCGGGACTTCGTCGCAGATACCGCTGGACGCTCGCACGGGTCTGCATCGCGAACGCGGAGCGGGTCAGGTGCGTCGACATGTGCGCGGCCGGTTCGGCAAGGAACAACTCCGAGACACATTCTGGAGCCGAAGCGGCAAGATCCAGCGCGACCACACCGCCGCCGCTCCATCCGACCACGGCCGCGGGAGCCGCACCCAGTGCCTTGAGGAGTGCGACCGCATCCTTGGCCTGAGCCGCCAAGCCTTGACGGGGTGCGGATGACGAGCGACCAAATCCACGCCGGTCGTACGCGATCACCCGGTAGGTGCGAGCGAGACCATCGAGCACCGGATTCCACAGGTCCGCATAGGCGCCCGTACCGTGCATCAACAGCAGGGGAGGGCCGCTCCCTCGCTCCTCGTAGTACAGCTCGACGCCGTTGACCGTTGCTGTGGGCATCAGCTGCGCACCGCCGCTCCGGCGATCAACGGACGGATGATTGGGAACGCCTTGAGCAGGCGGTCGTGTTCGAGGTCCACGACCGAGAATCCGGCGTTCACGATGTTGTCCTCGGTCGGCCGGTTGCAGCGACAGCCGTACCCGGCCCGCTTCCATACGCCGTGAAGGCGATCCTGCCAGCGAGCCAGTTTGGGGTCGTCGGAACGTACGTGCTCCAGAAAGACGAGCTGTCCGCCGGGTTTGAGGACTCGGTGAGCTTCTGCGAGGGCCTTGGCGGGATCATCGACGGTGCACAGAACGAGCGTCGAGACGACGAAGTCAAAGCTGCCTGCCTCGAACGGCAAATCTTCTGCGGGAACCTGCAGGACCGTCGCGGGCAGTGAGAAGCTCTCGAGCTTCTTCTCAAGTCTGCGAGCCATCGGCTCCTCGGGCTCGGTGACCACGAGCTTCGTGACCTTCGAGCCGTAGAAGGGGAGGTTGGCGCCTGTCCCGCCGCCGAGTTCCAACACCGAACCGGTGACGTCCTTCAGCAGTTCTTTTCGATGTCCGCTCAGAACGGCTTTTTCGGGCGCAGCCATCATCCGGTCGTACCCGGCCGCAAATATGCGGCCCCACAGGCTCATGCCTGAATGTAGCCCGAACCGTTCACCGACAGTGTCGAACGGACCGAAATCTGCCTCTGCCACCGCTAGGCTCACGCCGTGGTCAACAACGTCTTCGAGCCGGCAACCCTGGGACCGATCCAGTTGCGCAACCGTACGGTGAAAGCCGCGACCTTCGAAGGGCGCACTCCAGACAGCCTCGTCACCGATGAGCTCATCGACTATCACTTGGCTCCCGCGCGCGGGGGCGTCGGTCTCACGACGGTGGCGTACCTCGCCATCGCACCGGAGGGTCGTACGCAGAAGGAAGTCATCGTCGTCAACGAGAAGTCGGCTCCCGGCCTGCAACGGCTCACCGATGCGATCCACGAAACTGGCGCCAAGATCGCGGGCCAACTCGGTCACGCTGGGCCGGTCGCCAATGGCCGATCCAACGGCGTGCACGCGATCGCAGCCTCGAAGATGCCGTCCCCGCTGAGCATGCAGATGATCAAGTCGGCGACAGCGGCAGACATCACTCGGGTCACAAAGGACTACGTACGCACCGCACGGATCATGGTTGACGCCGGCTTCGACGTACTCGAGATCCACATGGCGCACGGCTACCTGCTCAGCTCCTTCCTCGCACCGAAGCAGAACCGTCGCAAGGACGGTTGGGGCGGCTCGCTGGAGAACCGGGCAAAGTTCGCGCGCGATGTTGCCCGCGTCGTCCGCGAGGAGGTCGGTGACGCCGCCGCCGTGACCGCCAAGATCGGCATGACCGAGGGCTCTCCGGCCGGCTTCTCAATGCCCGAGACGCTCGAGTTCGCGCAGATGCTGGAAGCCGACGGTCACCTCGACGCCCTCGAGCTCAGCGCCGGAAGCTCGCTGCTCAACCCGATGTACCTGTTCCGTGGCGACGTTCCGCTCAAGGAGTTCGCGGCCAACATGCCGGCGTTCGTACGGTTCGGGCTCAAGACGCCAATGGGCAAGAGCTTCTTCAAGTCCTACCCGTTTGAGGAGGCCTACCTGCGGGAGAAGGCACTGGCCTTCCGCGAGGGCCTTTCGATGCCGTTGATCATGCTTGGTGGCATCAACGACAAGGCGACGATGGATCGGGCCATGGAAGAAGGTTTCGAGTTCGTCGCGATGGGTCGTGCGCTGTTGCGTGAGCCTGACTTGATCAACCGTATGCAAGCAGGCGAGACCACACAGGGCATCTGCATCCATTGCAACCAGTGCATGCCGACGATCTACAGCGGCACTCGCTGCACCGTATTGGAGCCCACAGCATGAACATCTTCTTGTGGGTCCTCCAGGGCTTTCTCGCTGCGATGTTCCTGACTGCTGGAACGCTGAAGCTCACTCAGCCGCGTGCCAAGCTCGAGTCGTTTATGCCGTGGGTCAAGGACTTCTCGACTCCGGTCGTGCGGTTCGTGGGCGTTGCGGAGGTACTCGGCGCCATCGGCGTGGTCGTTCCGGCGCTCGTCGACAAGGCGGTGTGGCTGTCGCCACTGGCAGCCGCGGGACTCGGGCTGTTGATGCTGCTGGCGGCGATCTTTCATATCCGCAAGTCGGAATGGTCTGA from the Aeromicrobium panaciterrae genome contains:
- a CDS encoding ATP-binding cassette domain-containing protein; translation: MITIDSLTKRYGGFTAVDDVSFTARSGRVTGFLGPNGAGKSTSMRVMVGLTVPTSGQALIDGRPFAELPNPGRKVGVLLDASAQHAGRTGREILTIAQRTMGLPKLSVDHMLHKVSLTDEEADRRVRNYSLGMRQRLGIATALIGDPEVLILDEPANGLDPAGIRWMRDLLREYANKGGTVLLSSHLLHEIEVIADDIVVIGNGRIVAQGTKSELLEAAGTVVRAESPADLTRALTAAGITSTASTDGAIRTDAEPALVGKVALAASVALTELKSADTAGLEEMFLELTAETQREGVAA
- a CDS encoding cytochrome P450; the protein is MTVDILPTGFDLTDPDVNLAGVPHEQFALLRKAAPIHWVEQADNARAGMHTDAGTGYWAVTRHEDISEVSKNSKVFSSQVNGAIIRLPETATRESLEMTQVVVLNQDAPVHTALRSIIARGFTPRAIGALDEVLEEQARRIVTEAAAAGSGDFVDQVASQFPLEVIGDMLGIPAEDRQKIFDWTNQMTGAEDEDMAREDNDPEAAAAEVLMYSMGLAAERKANPRDDIVTKLVQSGEDGGRGLTDDEFGFFVITLAVAGNETTRNATTHGMKAFFDNPDQWDLWVRERPATMIDEVIRWATPVTSFQRTALEDIELGGVQIKAGQRVGLFYASANYDEEVFDDAFTFDITRENNPHLAFGGRGAHYCIGANLARSEIKLIFDALADIAPNIRPTGDVARLRSGWLNGIKSLPVAYNA
- a CDS encoding TetR/AcrR family transcriptional regulator, with translation MRSHGWGGRPPCDAEEARARILVATVARIAEVGTTSTSEIADLLGVTRQTVYRYFPTTNDLLNAASLYAVGDLQNNLVEHMVKHLQGSGDPAEAIVEVVAYVYEHLRDDPVLSRLVAPGQISSTLSGLTLPSSIALGVKILSDFGVDWSAFGLAEDEQVELVEHLLRMLQSFFLDPGDPARDGQELRSYLRRWVAPALRAVD
- a CDS encoding TfoX/Sxy family protein; this translates as MAYDEEIAARVRDRVGELAPYEEKKMFGGLAFMVNTHMACGMMQDGLMIRVGRDGHAAAITKGAHEMGFTGRPMRGMVLVPNEDCRDEVVESWVTEAVAFAMSESPKPPKKAKA
- a CDS encoding alpha/beta hydrolase, producing MPTATVNGVELYYEERGSGPPLLLMHGTGAYADLWNPVLDGLARTYRVIAYDRRGFGRSSSAPRQGLAAQAKDAVALLKALGAAPAAVVGWSGGGVVALDLAASAPECVSELFLAEPAAHMSTHLTRSAFAMQTRASVQRYLRRSPGAAAQTMYRWASGSTSGGNTFDTLPEAWRDQMTENGPSTVREMDQLLRPFPSRKAIRSIACPVTILEGELSDPAFKIADAFVKRLIPHAKVISLPGAAHFLHIDQPQLWVDAITPAST
- a CDS encoding class I SAM-dependent methyltransferase → MAEADFGPFDTVGERFGLHSGMSLWGRIFAAGYDRMMAAPEKAVLSGHRKELLKDVTGSVLELGGGTGANLPFYGSKVTKLVVTEPEEPMARRLEKKLESFSLPATVLQVPAEDLPFEAGSFDFVVSTLVLCTVDDPAKALAEAHRVLKPGGQLVFLEHVRSDDPKLARWQDRLHGVWKRAGYGCRCNRPTEDNIVNAGFSVVDLEHDRLLKAFPIIRPLIAGAAVRS
- a CDS encoding NADH:flavin oxidoreductase: MVNNVFEPATLGPIQLRNRTVKAATFEGRTPDSLVTDELIDYHLAPARGGVGLTTVAYLAIAPEGRTQKEVIVVNEKSAPGLQRLTDAIHETGAKIAGQLGHAGPVANGRSNGVHAIAASKMPSPLSMQMIKSATAADITRVTKDYVRTARIMVDAGFDVLEIHMAHGYLLSSFLAPKQNRRKDGWGGSLENRAKFARDVARVVREEVGDAAAVTAKIGMTEGSPAGFSMPETLEFAQMLEADGHLDALELSAGSSLLNPMYLFRGDVPLKEFAANMPAFVRFGLKTPMGKSFFKSYPFEEAYLREKALAFREGLSMPLIMLGGINDKATMDRAMEEGFEFVAMGRALLREPDLINRMQAGETTQGICIHCNQCMPTIYSGTRCTVLEPTA
- a CDS encoding DoxX family protein gives rise to the protein MNIFLWVLQGFLAAMFLTAGTLKLTQPRAKLESFMPWVKDFSTPVVRFVGVAEVLGAIGVVVPALVDKAVWLSPLAAAGLGLLMLLAAIFHIRKSEWSEVTFNVVIVVVAAVVAIFRFGPNAF